Proteins co-encoded in one Vibrio aquimaris genomic window:
- a CDS encoding ammonium transporter — protein sequence MELTSTVVELRYALDTFFFLISGALVMWMAAGFAMLEAGLVRSKNTTEILTKNVCLYAIACTTYLVVGYNIMYVDNTEGGWLPSIGALIGSQSAGADHSLESDFFFQVVFVATAMSVVSGAVAERMKLWSFLIFSAVLTSFIYPMEGYWTWGGGFLAQAGFSDFAGSGIVHLAGAAAALAGVLLLGARRGKYGKNGEIYPIPGSNMPLATLGTFILWFGWFGFNGGSQLMVSDFENATAVGKIFLNTNAAAAAGAFASLLVCKTTWGKADLTMVLNGALAGLVAITADPLSPSPIYSVAIGAVSGVLVVFSIIALDKLKIDDPVGAISVHGVCGFFGLMVVPLSNSDASVGVQLFGAVTIFSWVFISSLIVWSVLKATLGIRVSEEEELEGMDMHDCGVGAYPEFVTVK from the coding sequence ATGGAACTTACATCAACAGTTGTTGAACTGCGTTACGCTCTAGACACTTTTTTCTTTTTGATTTCAGGTGCACTTGTCATGTGGATGGCGGCTGGATTCGCTATGTTAGAAGCAGGTTTAGTACGCTCAAAAAATACTACTGAGATATTAACCAAGAACGTTTGTCTTTATGCGATTGCCTGCACCACGTATCTAGTTGTCGGCTACAACATTATGTATGTCGATAATACTGAGGGAGGCTGGTTGCCATCAATCGGGGCTCTAATCGGATCGCAAAGTGCTGGTGCTGATCACTCTTTAGAGTCTGACTTTTTCTTTCAGGTAGTGTTTGTTGCTACTGCCATGTCCGTTGTCTCAGGCGCGGTTGCTGAACGAATGAAACTCTGGTCATTCCTTATTTTTTCGGCGGTGTTGACCTCATTTATTTACCCAATGGAAGGCTACTGGACATGGGGTGGTGGCTTTTTAGCACAAGCGGGCTTTAGTGACTTTGCGGGCTCTGGGATAGTGCATTTGGCGGGCGCGGCGGCAGCGCTTGCTGGCGTATTACTGCTAGGTGCACGCCGTGGTAAGTATGGTAAAAATGGCGAAATCTACCCAATTCCTGGTTCAAATATGCCGCTTGCTACCTTAGGGACATTTATTTTGTGGTTTGGTTGGTTTGGTTTTAATGGTGGCTCTCAACTAATGGTGTCTGATTTCGAAAATGCCACCGCAGTAGGAAAAATCTTTCTTAACACCAATGCCGCTGCAGCAGCAGGAGCATTTGCTTCGCTCTTAGTATGCAAAACGACTTGGGGCAAAGCCGACTTGACCATGGTGCTTAATGGCGCTTTGGCTGGTTTAGTTGCAATTACTGCCGATCCTTTATCTCCGTCTCCGATCTATTCGGTAGCGATCGGCGCTGTTTCTGGCGTTTTGGTCGTCTTTAGCATCATAGCCCTAGACAAACTCAAGATAGATGATCCGGTTGGTGCCATTTCTGTTCATGGCGTATGTGGCTTTTTTGGTTTGATGGTGGTGCCTTTGAGTAACAGTGATGCCAGCGTTGGCGTACAGCTATTTGGCGCTGTCACTATATTCTCTTGGGTATTTATCAGCAGTTTAATCGTGTGGTCGGTACTTAAGGCAACTCTTGGCATTCGCGTTTCTGAAGAAGAGGAGCTAGAAGGGATGGATATGCATGATTGCGGTGTTGGTGCCTATCCAGAGTTTGTGACCGTTAAATAA
- a CDS encoding P-II family nitrogen regulator codes for MKIINAIIKPFKLDDVREALADVGIEGMTVSEVKGFGRQKGHTELYRGAEYQVDFLPKVKLEIATHADNVEPVLEAISKAAHTGKIGDGKIFVYDLNQAVRIRTGEMDAEAL; via the coding sequence ATGAAAATCATTAATGCGATTATAAAGCCATTTAAATTGGATGATGTGCGAGAAGCTTTAGCAGATGTCGGTATAGAAGGAATGACGGTATCAGAGGTCAAAGGCTTTGGGCGGCAAAAGGGTCATACCGAACTTTATCGTGGTGCTGAATATCAAGTCGATTTTTTACCTAAAGTGAAGCTCGAAATTGCAACCCATGCGGATAATGTTGAACCTGTTTTAGAAGCAATCTCTAAAGCCGCTCATACCGGAAAAATAGGCGACGGAAAAATCTTTGTTTACGACCTAAATCAAGCAGTACGCATACGCACTGGTGAAATGGACGCGGAAGCACTCTAG
- a CDS encoding YacL family protein yields MEFEFIRNTLMGEYYVKPSMGHEVLGRWLEEEIGKDKQKIQQVEALLEAVIQSPLLEHKYLGCEISLIIQGDEVTVEENILSHGESMPEDSEFDYYNCESKASCGLDDFVSLFEQWTAFLQSR; encoded by the coding sequence ATGGAATTTGAATTTATTCGCAACACCCTAATGGGCGAATACTATGTGAAGCCAAGTATGGGCCACGAAGTTCTCGGCCGCTGGCTTGAAGAAGAAATTGGTAAAGACAAGCAAAAAATACAGCAAGTGGAAGCGCTTTTAGAAGCTGTAATTCAATCTCCACTGTTAGAGCATAAGTACCTAGGGTGTGAAATATCGCTCATTATTCAAGGTGATGAAGTGACCGTAGAAGAAAATATATTGAGTCATGGAGAATCTATGCCGGAAGATAGTGAATTTGATTACTACAACTGTGAAAGCAAAGCATCTTGTGGACTGGATGACTTTGTATCTTTGTTTGAGCAGTGGACAGCGTTTCTACAGTCCAGATAG